Below is a window of bacterium DNA.
GGCGACAAGGTGAGCGACTACGTGCTGTTCGAGCCCTGGTCGGGCGAGGCCGCCGTCTCCGCCCTGCCCGCCACCAGCGGCCCGATCAACTGCGGCCAGACCGTCACCCTGAACTTCCGCTACGTGCCCGACGCCCTGACGCCCGCCCTGCGCGGCTTCACCGTGAAGGTGGACTGCTCGGACCAGCTGTCCTTCGGCGCCGCCGACATCGCCGACTTGGGCGTCTTCGACACTTTCGGCAGCGACTACTTCTTCGCGATCGACAACGGTGACGGCACCTTCACGATCGACAGCGCCATCCTGGGCGGCTCGACGGGGTTGACCACCGCGGCCAACCTGTTCGCGATCACCTTCCACCCGGTCAGCGACGGACCCGGCAGCGTGACGCTGCCAAACGTCGTGCTGCGCGATCTGACCAACGGCGACATCGGCAGCGTGGTCACCGGCGCGACGATCACGGTCGACTGCACGTCGCCGCCGGCGGTGACCAACCTGACGTCCGCGCCCGGGCACCGGAAGGTCACCCTGGCCTGGACGATGCCCGTCGCCACGGACGTGCACCACTACGAGGTGTGGCGCGCCCTCTGGCACAACGGCGACAACGTCTCCTCGGCCTACCCCGAGTACGACGACCTGCCGCTGGACGAGGAACCGACCTGGCCGGCCAACCACGCCGCCGTCCTGCTCAATCCCGAGTGGACGCTGGTCAACGGCGCACTGCCCGGCACGGAAGTCGGATACGTGGACACCTACGCTCCGCGCGGCATCTACTACTACGAGGTCTACACGGTCGACGCGGCCGGCAACTTCGGGCCCGGCTCGTCGCCCAACAACCGCGCCACCAACTACTGGCTCGGCGACGTGGACCCGACCCTGGCCT
It encodes the following:
- a CDS encoding FlgD immunoglobulin-like domain containing protein encodes the protein GDKVSDYVLFEPWSGEAAVSALPATSGPINCGQTVTLNFRYVPDALTPALRGFTVKVDCSDQLSFGAADIADLGVFDTFGSDYFFAIDNGDGTFTIDSAILGGSTGLTTAANLFAITFHPVSDGPGSVTLPNVVLRDLTNGDIGSVVTGATITVDCTSPPAVTNLTSAPGHRKVTLAWTMPVATDVHHYEVWRALWHNGDNVSSAYPEYDDLPLDEEPTWPANHAAVLLNPEWTLVNGALPGTEVGYVDTYAPRGIYYYEVYTVDAAGNFGPGSSPNNRATNYWLGDVDPTLAYDGDVDVQDISRLGASYGFGGVHPFYNNHCDVGPTDNRSGRGIPLTDSTVGFEDLMIFAQNFGNVGPARQPAGGTDSPQLVWQRIDATTWSLLLAEPCADLKGLHLTAPLPEGISCEVAAGSLLAGQSNPGFAANAPGNVLDAGVALLGQGATIGGAGELLRVVFSADVELQPRVTARNGANGDLAVGMTTEITPVTPLRFAAHQNYPNPFNPQTTIAFVLPESREVRLAVYSLDGSLVRVLTDGALPAGPHTAVWDGLDSQGQGVASGAYFYRLEAGPDSQVRKMLLMK